ACATGGAaagagtgggcatctttgtcttttccagatCTTAGGAAGAAAGCTTTCTACCTTTTGCCATTATGATATTAactatgggttttttaaaaaggtttttatttacttattttgagagagagagagagaaagaatgagcagggggagaaaagtcgggggacagaggatctgaagctggccctgtgctgatagcagagaagccaatatggggctcgaactcacgagctgtgagatcatgacctgaagtgaagtcaatgctttaccgactgagccacacaggcacccaaaCTATGGGTTTTTTATACATGCTTTTTATCAGGTTGAGAAAGTTCCTTTCTACTTCTAGTTTGTTGGgtgttttatcatgaaagggtgttggattttgttaaacaattcttctgcatctattgaaatgaccatGTGtagtttttgtcctttattctatcAATATGGTGTATTATACTGATTTTCACATGTTGAGCCACCATCACATTGCTGGAGTAAATCTCATTTGGTCACGGAATATAATCCTCTCATTGTACTTGTTTGGATCAGTTTACTAGTATTGAttggggatttttgcatctgtattcataaaggatattagtctgtagtttccttttaatttgttatctttgtttggctttggtatcaggacTATATTGGCCTCATATAATGAGTTAAGAAGTGTTCTTacgtttttttaaacttactttcttttttttaattttttaatgtttatttattattgagaaacagagagagagacagagtatgagcatggaaggggcagagagaaggggagacatagaatctgaagcaggttccaggctctgagctgtcagcccccaGCCTGACGAagagtttgaacccacaagctataagatcatgacctgaactaaagtcgatgcttaactgatggagccactcagacgccccatGTTCTtgcattttttgaaagagtttgagaaggttTAGTGCTGATTCTTCTTTAAacatagaatttaccagtgaaagcATCTGGTCTTGggattttgttgggttttttttttttttttgagttttttcatTATTGACGTAATCTCATTCCTTGTTATAGGTTATTAGTGTCCAGTGCTCTGAAAAAGTTGACTGACAGTTTTTGCCACATTTTTGTTGCTATGATGAAGGAATGAACTTTTGGAGTTTCTTACTctgctgtgtgtttttttttttaatattttaaatgtttattatatgtgAAAGAGGATTGAGAGGGCGGCGgcgggaggaggagaaggaggagggagcgTCTCTGCCGCCGCCTCCTGGTCCCCAGCGCCGATCTGCTGCCGCCATCTCCCTCCGCGGCGATCCTCCCTCCACCGCCCTGCCGCGGCCCGCCCTGTAGCCCGAGCTGCCCCGCGCCTCGCCGGAGCCAGCCTCGGCAGAGGGAGCGGTCTCGGTCGCGGTCTCGCGGCCCGCGCGGGCTGACGAGCAGAGAGCGCGGCGCCGCGCGGTCCCTGAGGATCTGCACGCCGNNNNNNNNNNNNNNNNNNNNNNNNNNNNNNNNNNNNNNNNNNNNNNNNNNNNNNNNNNNNNNNNNNNNNNNNNNNNNNNNNNNNNNNNNNNNNNNNNNNNGGGCAGCGCGGCGCGAGCAGTACGAGGAGCAGCGGACGGGCGGGTGGCGCCGGGCCTGGGCCACCCTCGCTCCCGCGCCCCGGCCCCGCCGCCCGCGCCGGGGCGGTCGCCCGCAGAGGAAGGCGCCGCAGTCTCCGGGCCTCGCAGCCCCACTCGAGCGTCCTCAGCACCGAGGGCTCGCGGGTCCTGAGGGGACGAGGAGAGCCAGGGGCCGGGCACTGAGCTCTTTGGCGCCCCCACCCCCGTTTCCGGAGCCCTCCACACTGCGGCAGCTGTCCCCTCCGGACCATGGCCGACGACGACGTGCTGTTCGAGGATGTGTACGAGCTGTGCGAGGTGATCGGCAAGGGTCCCTTCAGTGTTGTACGACGATGTATCAACAGAGAAGCTGGGCAGCAATTTGCTGTAAAAATTGTTGATGTAGCCAAATTCACATCAAGTCCAGGGTTAAGTACAGAAGATCTAAAGCGGGAAGCCAGTATCTGTCATATGCTGAAACATCCCCACATTGTAGAGTTATTGGAGACATATAGCTCAGATGGAATGCTTTACATGGTTTTTGAATTTATGGATGGCGCAGATCTGTGTTTTGAAATCGTAAAGCGAGCTGACGCTGGCTTTGTATACAGTGAAGCTGTAGCCAGTCACTACATGAGACAGATACTGGAAGCTCTACGCTATTGTCATGATAATAACATAATTCACAGGGATGTGAAGCCCCACTGTGTTCTCCTCGCCTCAAAGGAAAACTCGGCACCCGTTAAACTTGGGGGCTTTGGGGTAGCTATTCAATTAGGAGAGTCTGGACTTGTAGCTGGAGGACGCGTTGGAACACCTCATTTTATGGCCCCAGAAGTTGTCAAAAGAGAGCCTTACGGAAAACCTGTAGATGTCTGGGGTTGTGGCGTGATCGTTTTTATCCTGCTAAGTGGTTGCTTGCCTTTTTATGGAACCAAGGAAAGACTGTTTGAAGgtattattaaaggaaaatataagatgAATCCAAGGCAGTGGAGCCATATCTCTGAAAGTGCCAAAGACCTAGTCCGTCGCATGCTGATGCTGGATCCAGCTGAAAGGATCACCGTGTATGAAGCACTGAATCACCCATGGCTTAAGGAGAGGGATCGTTATGCCTACAAGATTCATCTTCCAGAAACAGTAGAGCAACTGAGGAAATTCAATGCAAGGAGGAAACTAAAGGGTGCAGTCCTAGCAGCTGTGTCAAGTCACAAATTCAACTCGTTCTACGGTGACCCCCGTGAAGAATTGCCCGATTTCTCTGAAGACCCTACCTCCTCAGGAGCAGTCTCACAGGTGCTGGACAGCCTGGAAGAAATTCACGCACTTACAGACTGCAGTGAAAAGGACTTAGATTTTCTACACAGTGTTTTCCAGGATCGGCATTTTCACACACTACTAGATCTGTATGACAAAATTAACACAAAGTCTTCACCACAAATCAGGAATCCTCCAAGCGATGCAGTACATAGAGCCAAAGAGGTATTGGAAGAAATTTCATGTTACTCCGAGAATAATGATGCAAAGGAACTAAAGCGTATTTTAACACAACCTCATTTCATGGCCTTACTTCAGACTCATGATGTAGTGGCACATGAAGTTTACAGCGATGAGGCGTTGAGGGTCACACCTCCTCTCACCTCTCCCTATTTAAATGGTGATTCTCCAGAAAGCGCAAACGGAGACATGGATATGGAGAATGTGACCAGAGTCCGCCTGGTCCAGTTCCAAAAGAACACAGATGAGCCCATGGGAATCACTTTAAAAGTGAATGAACTAAATCACTGTATTGTTGCAAGAATTATGTACGGGGGCATGATTCACAGGCAAGGAACACTTCACATTGGTGATGAAATTCGAGAGATTAATGGCATCAGTGTGGCTAACCAAACAGTCGAACAGCTGCAAAAAATGCTTCGGGAAATGCGGGGGAGTATCACCTTCAAGATCGTGCCGAGTTACCACACTCAGTCATCGTCCTGCGAGAGAGATTCCCCCTCCACTTCCAGACAGTCCCCAGCTAATGGTCATAGCAGCACTAACAATTCTGTTTCGATCTATGTAAGAGCACAATTTGAATATGATCCAGCCAAGGATGACCTCATCCCCTGCAAAGAAGCTGGCATTCGATTCAGAGTTGGCGACATTATCCAGATTATTAGTAAGGATGATCACAACTGGTGGCAGGGTAAACTGGAAAACTCCAAAAATGGAACCGCAGGTCTCATTCCTTCTCCTGAACTTCAGGAATGGNNNNNNNNNNNNNNNNNNNNNNNNNNNNNNNNNNNNNNNNNNNNNNNNNNNNNNNNNNNNNNNNNNNNNNNNNNNNNNNNNNNNNNNNNNNNNNNNNNNNGATCTATGTAAGAGCACAATTTGAATATGATCCAGCCAAGGATGACCTCATCCCCTGCAA
The genomic region above belongs to Suricata suricatta isolate VVHF042 chromosome 2, meerkat_22Aug2017_6uvM2_HiC, whole genome shotgun sequence and contains:
- the LOC115285835 gene encoding peripheral plasma membrane protein CASK-like isoform X2, which encodes MADDDVLFEDVYELCEVIGKGPFSVVRRCINREAGQQFAVKIVDVAKFTSSPGLSTEDLKREASICHMLKHPHIVELLETYSSDGMLYMVFEFMDGADLCFEIVKRADAGFVYSEAVASHYMRQILEALRYCHDNNIIHRDVKPHCVLLASKENSAPVKLGGFGVAIQLGESGLVAGGRVGTPHFMAPEVVKREPYGKPVDVWGCGVIVFILLSGCLPFYGTKERLFEGIIKGKYKMNPRQWSHISESAKDLVRRMLMLDPAERITVYEALNHPWLKERDRYAYKIHLPETVEQLRKFNARRKLKGAVLAAVSSHKFNSFYGDPREELPDFSEDPTSSGAVSQVLDSLEEIHALTDCSEKDLDFLHSVFQDRHFHTLLDLYDKINTKSSPQIRNPPSDAVHRAKEVLEEISCYSENNDAKELKRILTQPHFMALLQTHDVVAHEVYSDEALRVTPPLTSPYLNGDSPESANGDMDMENVTRVRLVQFQKNTDEPMGITLKVNELNHCIVARIMYGGMIHRQGTLHIGDEIREINGISVANQTVEQLQKMLREMRGSITFKIVPSYHTQSSSCERDSPSTSRQSPANGHSSTNNSVSIYVRAQFEYDPAKDDLIPCKEAGIRFRVGDIIQIISKDDHNWWQGKLENSKNGTAGLIPSPELQEWRVACIAMEKTKQEQQASCNWFGKKKRQYKDKYLAKHNAVFNQLDLVTYEEVVKLPAFKRKTLVLLGAYGVGRRHIKNTLITKHPDRFAYPIPHTTRPPKKDEENGKNYYFVSHDQMMQDISNNEYLEYGSHEDAMYGTKLEAIRKIHEQGLIAILDVEPQALKVLRSAEFAPFVVFIAALTITPGLNEDESLQHLQKESDILQRTYAHYFDLTIINNEIDETIRHLEEAVELVCTAPQWVPVSWVY
- the LOC115285835 gene encoding peripheral plasma membrane protein CASK-like isoform X1, giving the protein MADDDVLFEDVYELCEVIGKGPFSVVRRCINREAGQQFAVKIVDVAKFTSSPGLSTEDLKREASICHMLKHPHIVELLETYSSDGMLYMVFEFMDGADLCFEIVKRADAGFVYSEAVASHYMRQILEALRYCHDNNIIHRDVKPHCVLLASKENSAPVKLGGFGVAIQLGESGLVAGGRVGTPHFMAPEVVKREPYGKPVDVWGCGVIVFILLSGCLPFYGTKERLFEGIIKGKYKMNPRQWSHISESAKDLVRRMLMLDPAERITVYEALNHPWLKERDRYAYKIHLPETVEQLRKFNARRKLKGAVLAAVSSHKFNSFYGDPREELPDFSEDPTSSGAVSQVLDSLEEIHALTDCSEKDLDFLHSVFQDRHFHTLLDLYDKINTKSSPQIRNPPSDAVHRAKEVLEEISCYSENNDAKELKRILTQPHFMALLQTHDVVAHEVYSDEALRVTPPLTSPYLNGDSPESANGDMDMENVTRVRLVQFQKNTDEPMGITLKVNELNHCIVARIMYGGMIHRQGTLHIGDEIREINGISVANQTVEQLQKMLREMRGSITFKIVPSYHTQSSSCERDSPSTSRQSPANGHSSTNNSVSIYVRAQFEYDPAKDDLIPCKEAGIRFRVGDIIQIISKDDHNWWQGKLENSKNGTAGLIPSPELQEWRVACIAMEKTKQEQQASCNWFGKKKRQYKDKYLAKHNAVFNQLDLVTYEEVVKLPAFKRKTLVLLGAYGVGRRHIKNTLITKHPDRFAYPIPHTTRPPKKDEENGKNYYFVSHDQMMQDISNNEYLEYGSHEDAMYGTKLEAIRKIHEQGLIAILDVEPQALKVLRSAEFAPFVVFIAALTITPGLNEDESLQHLQKESDILQRTYAHYFDLTIINNEIDETIRHLEEAVELVCTAPQWVPVSWVY
- the LOC115285835 gene encoding peripheral plasma membrane protein CASK-like isoform X3, whose protein sequence is MADDDVLFEDVYELCEVIGKGPFSVVRRCINREAGQQFAVKIVDVAKFTSSPGLSTEDLKREASICHMLKHPHIVELLETYSSDGMLYMVFEFMDGADLCFEIVKRADAGFVYSEAVASHYMRQILEALRYCHDNNIIHRDVKPHCVLLASKENSAPVKLGGFGVAIQLGESGLVAGGRVGTPHFMAPEVVKREPYGKPVDVWGCGVIVFILLSGCLPFYGTKERLFEGIIKGKYKMNPRQWSHISESAKDLVRRMLMLDPAERITVYEALNHPWLKERDRYAYKIHLPETVEQLRKFNARRKLKGAVLAAVSSHKFNSFYGDPREELPDFSEDPTSSGAVSQVLDSLEEIHALTDCSEKDLDFLHSVFQDRHFHTLLDLYDKINTKSSPQIRNPPSDAVHRAKEVLEEISCYSENNDAKELKRILTQPHFMALLQTHDVVAHEVYSDEALRVTPPLTSPYLNGDSPESANGDMDMENVTRVRLVQFQKNTDEPMGITLKVNELNHCIVARIMYGGMIHRQGTLHIGDEIREINGISVANQTVEQLQKMLREMRGSITFKIVPSYHTQSSSCERDSPSTSRQSPANGQIYVRAQFEYDPAKDDLIPCKEAGIRFRVGDIIQIISKDDHNWWQGKLENSKNGTAGLIPSPELQEWRVACIAMEKTKQEQQASCNWFGKKKRQYKDKYLAKHNAVFNQLDLVTYEEVVKLPAFKRKTLVLLGAYGVGRRHIKNTLITKHPDRFAYPIPHTTRPPKKDEENGKNYYFVSHDQMMQDISNNEYLEYGSHEDAMYGTKLEAIRKIHEQGLIAILDVEPQALKVLRSAEFAPFVVFIAALTITPGLNEDESLQHLQKESDILQRTYAHYFDLTIINNEIDETIRHLEEAVELVCTAPQWVPVSWVY